From the genome of Desulfovibrio porci, one region includes:
- a CDS encoding PEP/pyruvate-binding domain-containing protein, giving the protein MSLSRLLGFLTRSTKKNSGSASADPGEAERFFALRHHSFKLFLTAWNKFQETMTEVEYTLCCDHPFGLYRVRALCTSVATQVFQCIQQLERLDPAPGPALYARFAELQKIVAAEVYEPESCLLGPLVLPLGRGNLDDADAEALVDPATARLEGLRGRFPEAVPPGFVITAAGCQHFFQSGELQSEINRRVQAAGGFGPEHLAKLSESLGGLVENTPLPEDLAEAVLAEVRDLRARCRRPMRLLLRGRLWPRASSGEDGTESANAAENVMDPGLLLWGPSVPLDAPDDEILEALHVTLARKQRAQALIYRRARGLTEADAGVCVTCLAVEEGAWGGLTHTGNPLQPHGANVHVYACGGLPQEMEYSALPVDMLRLARAAPHEVRGREPHDPEHPVLDDATALRVTELALALEEAEGHPLSLTWVCAPGGRVRLLLVRPMMLAADADALPAPDEAAPPPLLAGGVTVNPGRACGPAMPVRTWEDARRFPQGGILVLPDDSYLWASLIDRAAGVIAERGLLGSRLGSLTREFGKPALFGLKNALENLSKGQKITLCADLGRVYRGRRDELLAGAAKPRDFMPGSPVFRILQHAAAHILPLTIDVDSVDFRAANCATYHDIARYCHEKAVSAMFALGAEKKHAPQRVKQLRDAVLKQFWVVNLSDGFTTTPAGPVIDVGQIASRPMLALWRGMNAHPWQGPPPVDGKGFLSVLFEATANPHLDPAAQTAYFSEKNYFMISRDYCSLHSRFGFHFVSVEARLGARSKENYLLFQLRGGAANIERRILRVRFVADLLWEFGFAPVLRNDAVSARLEGMDTDEGEHLLAVAGYMTIHTRQLDMIMQDSTQVAARREEMLAHCRALFTGRDLPATDAQEAPPCR; this is encoded by the coding sequence ATGTCCCTTTCCCGACTGTTGGGTTTCCTCACGCGCTCCACAAAGAAGAATTCCGGCTCGGCTTCGGCCGACCCCGGCGAGGCCGAGCGTTTTTTCGCCCTGCGCCACCATTCCTTCAAGCTTTTTCTCACCGCCTGGAACAAATTTCAGGAAACCATGACCGAAGTGGAGTACACGCTCTGCTGCGATCATCCCTTCGGCCTGTACCGCGTCCGCGCGCTCTGCACCAGCGTGGCCACCCAGGTGTTTCAGTGCATCCAGCAACTGGAACGGCTGGACCCGGCTCCCGGCCCGGCGCTCTATGCCCGCTTCGCGGAACTGCAAAAAATTGTGGCCGCCGAAGTCTATGAGCCGGAATCCTGCCTGCTCGGGCCGCTGGTGCTGCCCTTGGGCCGTGGAAATCTGGACGACGCGGACGCGGAAGCCCTGGTGGACCCGGCCACGGCCCGCCTGGAAGGCCTGCGCGGGCGCTTTCCCGAAGCCGTGCCCCCCGGTTTTGTGATCACGGCGGCGGGCTGCCAGCATTTTTTCCAGAGCGGCGAGCTGCAAAGCGAGATCAACCGGCGGGTTCAGGCGGCTGGCGGCTTCGGCCCGGAGCATCTGGCAAAACTCTCCGAAAGTCTGGGCGGCTTGGTGGAAAACACGCCCCTGCCCGAGGATCTGGCCGAGGCCGTGCTGGCCGAAGTGCGGGACCTGCGCGCCCGATGTCGCCGGCCCATGCGCCTTTTGCTGCGGGGCCGCCTCTGGCCGCGCGCCTCTTCCGGCGAAGACGGGACGGAGAGCGCGAACGCGGCGGAAAACGTCATGGACCCCGGCCTGCTGCTCTGGGGGCCGTCCGTGCCGCTGGACGCGCCGGACGATGAAATTCTGGAGGCCCTGCACGTCACCCTGGCCCGCAAACAGCGGGCGCAGGCCCTGATCTACCGGCGGGCGCGCGGCCTCACCGAAGCGGACGCAGGCGTCTGCGTGACCTGTCTGGCCGTGGAGGAGGGCGCGTGGGGCGGCCTGACCCACACGGGCAATCCCCTGCAGCCGCACGGGGCCAACGTGCATGTCTATGCCTGCGGCGGCCTGCCGCAGGAAATGGAATATTCCGCTTTGCCCGTGGACATGTTGCGCCTGGCCCGCGCCGCGCCGCACGAGGTGCGCGGCCGCGAGCCGCATGACCCGGAGCATCCGGTTCTGGATGACGCCACGGCCCTGCGGGTGACGGAGCTGGCCCTGGCGCTGGAGGAAGCCGAAGGCCATCCGCTTTCCCTGACCTGGGTGTGCGCGCCCGGCGGCCGGGTGCGGCTTTTGCTGGTGCGGCCCATGATGCTGGCGGCGGATGCGGACGCCTTGCCCGCGCCGGATGAGGCCGCGCCGCCGCCCCTGCTGGCGGGGGGCGTCACGGTCAATCCCGGCAGAGCCTGCGGCCCGGCGATGCCGGTGCGGACCTGGGAAGATGCGCGCCGTTTTCCGCAGGGCGGCATTCTGGTATTGCCGGACGACAGCTACCTCTGGGCTTCGCTTATTGACCGGGCCGCGGGCGTCATCGCCGAGCGCGGCCTGCTGGGGTCCCGTCTGGGGTCCCTGACCCGCGAATTCGGCAAACCGGCCCTGTTCGGACTGAAAAACGCCCTGGAAAATCTGTCCAAAGGGCAAAAAATCACCCTTTGCGCGGATCTGGGCCGCGTGTACCGGGGCCGACGGGACGAACTGCTGGCCGGGGCCGCAAAGCCGCGCGACTTCATGCCGGGCAGCCCGGTGTTCCGCATTCTTCAGCACGCGGCCGCGCATATCCTGCCCCTGACCATCGACGTGGACAGCGTGGATTTCAGGGCCGCCAACTGCGCCACCTATCACGACATCGCCCGTTACTGCCATGAAAAGGCGGTCAGCGCCATGTTCGCGCTGGGCGCGGAAAAGAAGCATGCGCCCCAGCGGGTCAAGCAGTTGCGGGACGCGGTGCTCAAACAGTTCTGGGTGGTCAACCTCAGCGACGGTTTCACCACCACCCCGGCGGGGCCGGTCATCGACGTGGGGCAGATCGCCTCGCGGCCCATGCTGGCCCTCTGGCGGGGCATGAACGCCCATCCCTGGCAGGGGCCGCCGCCTGTGGACGGCAAGGGCTTTTTGTCCGTGCTGTTCGAGGCCACGGCCAATCCGCATCTGGACCCGGCGGCCCAGACGGCCTATTTTTCCGAAAAGAACTATTTTATGATTTCACGCGACTATTGCAGCCTGCATTCGCGCTTCGGCTTTCATTTCGTCTCCGTGGAGGCGCGCCTGGGCGCGCGCAGCAAAGAAAATTATCTACTCTTCCAGTTGCGCGGCGGCGCGGCCAATATTGAGCGGCGCATCCTGCGGGTGCGTTTTGTGGCCGATCTGCTCTGGGAGTTCGGCTTCGCGCCCGTGCTGCGCAACGACGCGGTCAGCGCCCGCCTGGAAGGCATGGACACGGACGAAGGCGAACACCTGCTGGCCGTGGCCGGGTACATGACCATCCATACCCGCCAACTGGACATGATCATGCAGGATTCGACCCAGGTGGCGGCCCGGCGCGAGGAAATGCTCGCCCATTGCCGGGCGCTGTTCACGGGCCGCGACCTGCCCGCAACCGACGCTCAGGAGGCGCCCCCATGCCGTTGA